Within Candidatus Saccharibacteria bacterium, the genomic segment CGAGTGGCAATGGGGTTCTCTAATCCCCGTCCGCCAACGGGCGGACTAATGGGCGGATTATACCTTAGTATTCTCCGTGAGGCCACCGGACTTGTCTGGGCGGCTGTTTACCGGCTCTTGCAAGCGTTGCCAGAGTTTGGCACTTTGGGCCCTTGCTGTATGGTTCGCTGGGATACAGTCGGAGATCATGGTAGAGCTTGGCAATGTGTTCGTACCACTGCACAACATAGGACCGCTGTGCTGACGGTAGGTTAGCATTGTAGCGCAGATCTTGTCGTGCGGTACAGATGCACTCAGCAGAGCTGCTGTTGACCAGGTAACGCTGGGTTCGGTAGACACTGTAGCGATCAGTGACTCGGATACCCGCGAAGGGTTGGTCGGTGTCTTGCCAAACAATGCTTTGGCATGCGGCGCGCCACGGCTGGCGGTGAGAGTGTAACAAACCTTCGGGCTATTTGGCATCCGCTAGTATCAGGCGTAGCCACCAGCTGCTTGCTAAATGGCCATGGAGTTTCATCTGCATGGCCAGTGGGGGCTGCTCGTATGTCTGCAGTGGGCTGGGCGTAAGCCGGTAACCACGTCTGGTGTTTATGCTGGCGTATGGCGGCGATCTCACCGCCGGATACCACCAAGCTGTAGAGTGAAAGATGCAGCTGTACCACCCGTACGTAACTCATACCCACCACACTAACAAGGTGTACTACCAACAAACGGACATTGGGGCCAAGCGTGACCGCTTGTCCGCCTAAATCTTGACCACTGGTAGCTTTGCCACACGCGAGGCAGACGCCTCGCTCAATGGTGTACTTGGTAGCCAGTTTTGCGTAGTAGTCAGGCCTTAACGCGGGTAGCGGTATATCTTCAACGAAGCGCTCATGCACGGTGATATTTACTGGGTTAAAACTACCGCCACAAGTACAGGTGGTAGGCAGTGGTACGGCCACCTCCGAAGTTATACTCTGGACCGGTGGTACAGGCCGACGGTAAGAGCTAGCCGTACGTGGCTGTTTGGCGGGGCGGTCAGACACCTTGGAGTCAATAGGCGTACCGCACGTTGGCGGACGTCGTTTTCTGCCGAATACCCTGGTCTGAAGCTCCGCGATCTGGATGGCCTGATTCTTGTTCTGCTCAAGTGCTTGGTTGAGTAATTGGCGGAGCTCTTTGTTCTCAGCTTTCAATTCTGCGATCAGTTTGCGATCATGCGCATGCAGCTTCCGGAGGTTCCGGAGTTATACCATGCGTGCTGCAACTTCCTTGTCACTAAGTTTTTTACCGTAGGGCATCTTTTTGTTTTATATGTCCTAAGCTAAAGCCTAGCCCGAACGCCGTGATGAGGCAAGGGGTAGTGAGCGGTTACGAAGACGTATTAACCTCCCATACATCTTGCACACTTTCATCACCTCACTAAAGTAGAAAGGAGTGAAAGTGAGATACCGCAAGATGACAGAGAAACAATTGCTCGTGTATGGAGCACGGATTCGTTTAGGGTGGTTTCGTAAAGCCGAAGAACTCGGGAATGTTGCGGCAGCCTGCCGGTTCTACGGCATTCCTCGACGAACATATTACTACTGGCATAGTCGCTGGGTGAGTCAGGGCAAAGCCCTGACGAGCCTGTACGATATGCCTCGTACGCCAAAGAGCCACACTAATGACGCCGATGACGAGGTAGTGAGTCTCGTCGTGCAGCTTCGCCTTGGTCTTGGTTACGGCGAAAATGCTCTTGCGCATGTCCTCAGGCGGGATTACGGCGTCGCCACATCTGTGCACGGTGTCCACAACATCCTGAGCCGAGCAAAGTTACTAGAAGAGCGCAAAAAGAAGGTACGCAAAACCCGCCAGCTCAGTGACCGTGAGTATTACCCGGGCGAAGTCGGACAGATGGATGTCAAACATTGGAAGCGCAAAGGCTACCAGTATGACATCGTCGACTGTGCTACGAGGATAAAATACAAACGGATCTATCCTGGATGCGACCCTGCGACAACGGTAGATTTTCTTGAGCATGCGGTCAGGTTCTTTGACCCAGCTTTCAGGTTCAAAGGGATTCAGACCGACAATGGCACAGAGTTCACCTACGACCATTTGCCGCAAGTGAGACCGGAAACAGAGTGCCCGACTGTCCGGTGGCTCAGAGAACATGGGATTGAGCACCTCCGCATCCCGCCGTCATCGCCACATCTCAACGGTCGAGTCGAGCGACCGCACGGAGTAGACAAGGATAGATACAAACGGCTAACAACGAATTCGCACACACTTGTCGAATTAAGAGAGTTTTGTAACGAAGATTGTCTCGACTACAACTTTTACCGACCGCATAGTATGCTAGACATGATGACACCGATTGAATACCTGCAAAGCTTGAAGGGTTACGAGCAGGCGACGGTGGATACTAGTGTGCTAGATGTTCGGTAGGTGGACCGCGGTTACGAAGACGGCTATTGACTATAACGTACGAATGTGCTACAATACTCACTTATGATAGACCCCAACCACGAAGCTTTATCGAGTCCACAACCATGGGGCGGTACTACTGACCCTGCAGTACACGACCCGAGTAATTTCCGATATCTTGTACATGCCGTCAACCCATCCGCTCGATTGAACGCTCTGATTATAGCTTCGTATGATACGACGGCCGGCGTCACGTATGACCCTAGCTGGGGTGACCAGAAGATTAGTATGTACGACCAGCCTGAGCGTGCTGCCGACAGAGTTTCCCTTAGTACCTCGCTCATAGACACAGAACATACCGGTACTTGGGGTGAAGCTGGACTCATACTAGAAGCTCCTGAACCTAACGTTATACTGACTTCAGACACTGACGTCGGAGCACGCAATAACAACCTTGATGCTTTACTCAAGCAAGCTGATAATCACGGCGTTATGGATGCTGACAGTCTTTTGGCACAAACGTACCCTTCGAGCTATAACGAGGTAGTAGTTGTTGCAAAACGTGACGAACAGCCGGTCAACGTTAAGGGTTTTTTCTACAAGGTTACACAGTCTGGGAAGCCTTACAACCCACAGCTGGCACTGCGTATGCAGTCACATGCTGAACGTCTCGGGTTACCGGTTGTGCCAATAGTAGAAAAAGGTTTGTATGCAGACGATAAGGTCGAAGAGTGGGATGGTAAAATTGCTGTACACCACGGTGGGAACCGGGTACTTCTTACGGGTTTTGAACCACAATCGCAATTTCGTGTATATGACGAACGACAGAGGGCTCGGTTCGCTACACCGGAAGATATTGACGGAGCACTGAGCTTCGCTACACAGACAGGTAAGCTCGAGTTAACGGAAGCACAATTAATAGCCGAAGCTTACCGAACCGCCGACAAGAAACGTCAGACGCCTGCTGTAGAGTTCGACGAGGACGGTACGGTTAAAGGTATTGCATACATTACCGGATACGGCGATGCTGAGACAAAAGTTTCACTCGGCAAGAGGGGTCACAGCTACCGCACCAACTTAAAGCGACAATCTGAAAAAATTCAGGAAGTACTGTTAAGCATGGGAGGTC encodes:
- a CDS encoding DDE-type integrase/transposase/recombinase, whose protein sequence is MTEKQLLVYGARIRLGWFRKAEELGNVAAACRFYGIPRRTYYYWHSRWVSQGKALTSLYDMPRTPKSHTNDADDEVVSLVVQLRLGLGYGENALAHVLRRDYGVATSVHGVHNILSRAKLLEERKKKVRKTRQLSDREYYPGEVGQMDVKHWKRKGYQYDIVDCATRIKYKRIYPGCDPATTVDFLEHAVRFFDPAFRFKGIQTDNGTEFTYDHLPQVRPETECPTVRWLREHGIEHLRIPPSSPHLNGRVERPHGVDKDRYKRLTTNSHTLVELREFCNEDCLDYNFYRPHSMLDMMTPIEYLQSLKGYEQATVDTSVLDVR